In Manis pentadactyla isolate mManPen7 chromosome 8, mManPen7.hap1, whole genome shotgun sequence, the following are encoded in one genomic region:
- the RAB11FIP2 gene encoding rab11 family-interacting protein 2 isoform X3, translating into MMLSEQAPKWFPTHVQVTVLQAKDLKPKGKSGTNDTYTIIQLGKEKYSTSVAEKTLEPVWKEEASFELPGLLMQGNPEKYVLFLIVMHRSLVGLDKFLGQVAINLNDIFEDKQRRKTEWFRLESKQGKRAKNRGEIKVNIQFMRNNMTASMFDLSMKDKTRSPFAKLKDKMKGRKNDGTFSDTSSAIIPSSHTPDANTEFPSGEIPMKSKPKKPFLLGPQRLSSAHSMSDLTGAHMSSEKLKSGVVGQSHLLGCQIDSFGGVPESGSLKSPHRRTLSFDTSKMNQPDSSVDEGESSFGRRNDPFTNVTASLPQKFATLPRKKNPFEESNESWDSSVNLFTKSVEVRKENKREKREKVSLFERVTGKKDSRRSDKLNNGGSDSPCDLKSPNAFSENQQDYFDYESTNPFTAKFRAANIMPSSSWSHGAVLCVCHSLPVFI; encoded by the exons ATGATGCTGTCCGAGCAAGCCCCAAAGTGGTTTCCCACCCACGTACAGGTCACAGTGCTCCAAGCCAAAGATCTTAAGCCAAAAGGCAAAAGTGGCACCAATGACACATACACTATAATTCAGCTGGGCAAGGAAAAGTACTCCACCTCTGTAGCTGAGAAAACCCTTGAGCCAGTCTGGAAGGAAGAGGCCTCTTTTGAACTACCTGGATTGTTAATGCAGGGGAATCCAGAGAAATACGTTCTTTTCCTCATAGTTATGCACAGGTCCCTGGTGGGTCTGGATAAGTTTTTAGGGCAGGTGGCAATCAATCTCAATGACATCTTTGAGGacaaacaaagaaggaaaacaga gTGGTTTAGATTAGAATCCAAACAAGGAAAAAGAGCCAAAAACAGGGGTGAGATAAAGGTCAATATTCAATTCATGAGGAACAATATGACAGCGAGTATGTTTGACTTATCAATGAAGGACAAAACAAGATCTCCTTTTGCAAAATTAAAAGATAAGATGAAAGGTAGAAAAAATGATGGGACATTTTCTGACACGTCTTCTGCAATCATTCCAAGTTCTCACACACCTGATGCCAATACTGAATTTCCAAGTGGTGAGATACCGATGAAATCCAAACCAAAAAAGCCTTTCCTTTTGGGTCCTCAGCGACTCTCTTCAGCACATTCAATGTCTGATTTAACTGGGGCCCACATGTCTTCTGAGAAACTGAAGTCTGGCGTCGTTGGTCAATCACATCTTCTTGGATGCCAGATAGATTCCTTTGGAGGAGTTCCTGAAAGTG GAAGTCTCAAATCTCCACACAGAAGAACATTAAGCTTTGATACTTCTAAAATGAACCAACCTGACAGCAGTGTGGATGAAGGTGAATCGTCTTTTGGAAGACGAAATGACCCATTTACAAATGTGACTGCTTCATTACCCCAAAAATTTGCAACACTgccaaggaagaaaaatccatttGAAGAAAGCAATGAATCATGGGACAGCAGCGtgaatttatttacaaaatcagttgaagtaaggaaagaaaataagagagagaaaagggagaaagtTAGCCTGTTTGAAAGAGTGACTGGAAAAAAAGATAGCAGAAGATCTGATAAACTTAACAATGGGGGATCTGATAGCCCTTGTGACTTGAAATCACCCAATGCATTTAGTGAAAACCAGCAGGACTATTTTGATTATGAGTCAACTAATCCGTTTACAGCAAAATTCAGGGCTGCAAATATAATGCCATCTTCAAG TTGGAGTCATGGAGCTGTCCTCTGTGTCTGTCATTCCCTGCCTG